A region of the Brachybacterium sacelli genome:
CGGCCGCGACCAGACCGCTCGGCTGATGAAAGCTGCTGGTCTGTGCGGGATACGCCGTGGTCGAAAGGTGTTCACGACGAGCCCTGCTGGTGGCCTGGACCGTCGTCCTGATCTGGTCGAGCGGAACTTCACGGCTGCCGGACCGAATCAGCTCTGGGTCGCTGACATCACCTACGTCCGGATCCCGTCCGGGTTCTGCTACACCGCGTTCATCACGGACGTTTTCACGCGAAGGATCGTCGGCTGGGCAGTGGCCACCAGCCTCCGCACTGAGGCACTGCCACTGCAGGCTCTCGAGCAGGCCCTCCAGACCTCCCCGGCAGAAGCGTCTCGGACTGGGCTGATCCATCACAGCGATAGGGGCAGCAACTACGTCTCGCTGGCCTACTCCGATGCGCTGATCACCGCCGGAGTCCAGGCCTCGGTCGGATCCGTCGGAGACAGCTACGACAACGCCCTGGCTGAGACCGTCAACGGCCTCTACAAAGCCGAGCTCATCCACCGACGCCGCACCTGGCCCTCAGCGACCGCCGTCGAGATCGCCACTCTGGACTGGGTCACCTGGTGGAACACGAAGCGCCTGCACGAAGCACTCGACTATCGCACCCCGGCCGAAGTCGAAGCGTCCTACACTCACCCCACGACGACCGCGCCCGCGACCGTCTAACCACGGAACGGAACCCAGGGCGCTTCAGTGTGAGTCATGGACATGTTGCGGTTCCTGTTCTGGAGCGGGTGGGCTGACTGCGGAAGTTCTGTCCTACCGCGACCGGGAAGACATTCTCCGATGGCAGGGAGGGATCACGTGTCCTCGTCGACGAGGCCCTCGAGTGCATTGTGAGCGGCATGCTCGCGCAGATGGTCCGCGGTGTAGGGGATGGTGAAGCGGACTTGTCCGTGGCCGGCCGACTCGATGATGCCGTCGCGGATGAGGCGTCGGCGGTACTCGCCGGCGTACTGGGCGCTCACGCCCATCCGCTCGGCGATCTTCCCTGTGCGGGAAGGGCCGTCGTCTTGGGCCATGGCGAGCAGGTAGGTGCGGTCGACGCTCGATAGCGGACGCAGGGCGGGGGTGTGGACGTGCCGGCCGAGGCGGCGTCGTGCAGCGGCGATTCCAGTGTCGACGTCCTCGGTAGTAATCGGGCCAGCGGTCGTGTGGGCCTTGAGGGTGTGGTAGCCCACGAGCTGGATCATGAAGGGATACCCGTCGACGGCATCGGCCGCCAGGTCGAGCCCGTGGACGTCGATCTCGTGCCCGCTGTCGGCGATCGTCCCCGCAAGTGCGGCTCGGACCTCTGCGCGGCTCACGCGGCCGATGGGGTGGTGTTCGGCGCGGCGCAGGAACGTCGCCCCTGGGTGGTCGAGCAGCTCTTCGATGGGAGTGGAGAGTCCCGCCGCTGCGAAGGCGAGCAGACGTTCCTCTCGGCGGCCGTACTGGATGATCTCGCCGAGCTTGCGGAGATCTTCGATGTCAGCGGCCTGGACCTCGTCGATGGTGATGACGAGGCCTTTCCCGTCGGCCTGGAGAGCGTCGGTGAGCTCGGTGATCTGCGATCGGAGCGTCGACTCTGCGGGGTAGCGCTCGGTCCACGAGGCGCTGCCCCCGAGGGGGC
Encoded here:
- a CDS encoding IS3 family transposase encodes the protein DEMIAFIDRHRDHFGVEAICRVLGATERGFLTSRGYRAAKQRPASARAVRDEVLVEEIRRIHAENYGVYGYRKMHHAMRRAGWEVGRDQTARLMKAAGLCGIRRGRKVFTTSPAGGLDRRPDLVERNFTAAGPNQLWVADITYVRIPSGFCYTAFITDVFTRRIVGWAVATSLRTEALPLQALEQALQTSPAEASRTGLIHHSDRGSNYVSLAYSDALITAGVQASVGSVGDSYDNALAETVNGLYKAELIHRRRTWPSATAVEIATLDWVTWWNTKRLHEALDYRTPAEVEASYTHPTTTAPATV
- a CDS encoding AAA family ATPase, which translates into the protein MPRNLFKPSFGTYPHLLVGRDQLIDEFEDTFDGILDPAGLTVLLSGQRGMGKTVLLDAYRRAAEGAGWLVITESSSSGLLERLTHDHLPRLLQEHSSKPPAQLGSASGTIGPLGGSASWTERYPAESTLRSQITELTDALQADGKGLVITIDEVQAADIEDLRKLGEIIQYGRREERLLAFAAAGLSTPIEELLDHPGATFLRRAEHHPIGRVSRAEVRAALAGTIADSGHEIDVHGLDLAADAVDGYPFMIQLVGYHTLKAHTTAGPITTEDVDTGIAAARRRLGRHVHTPALRPLSSVDRTYLLAMAQDDGPSRTGKIAERMGVSAQYAGEYRRRLIRDGIIESAGHGQVRFTIPYTADHLREHAAHNALEGLVDEDT